The following proteins come from a genomic window of Nocardiopsis sp. YSL2:
- a CDS encoding methionine ABC transporter permease, whose translation MWPSLWLATLDTVYMVWWASVFSVLIGLPLGVLLVATDRGGLVPAPIVRAVLSGIVNIGRSLPFIVLMVAVLTLTRFLVGTTLGPTAAIVPLSIGAIPFFARLVETALREVDREVVEAAHAMGTRRITIVGKVMLPEALPGLIAGLVMTVVTLISYSAMAGAIGGGGLGDLAIREGYQRFNDHYLWATVILLIVVVQVVQSLGDLWVRRLARR comes from the coding sequence GGTGGGCGAGTGTGTTCAGCGTGCTCATCGGCCTGCCCCTGGGCGTGCTCCTGGTCGCGACCGACCGCGGGGGCCTCGTCCCCGCGCCGATCGTGCGCGCGGTGCTGAGCGGCATCGTCAACATCGGCCGTTCGCTGCCGTTCATCGTCCTGATGGTCGCCGTGCTGACCCTGACCCGCTTCCTGGTCGGCACCACGCTGGGTCCCACGGCCGCGATCGTGCCGCTGAGCATCGGCGCCATCCCGTTCTTCGCCCGCCTGGTGGAGACCGCGCTGCGCGAGGTCGACCGCGAGGTCGTCGAGGCCGCGCACGCCATGGGCACGCGCCGGATCACCATCGTCGGCAAGGTGATGCTGCCCGAGGCGCTGCCAGGGCTGATCGCCGGGCTCGTGATGACCGTGGTCACGCTGATCTCCTACTCGGCGATGGCCGGCGCCATCGGCGGAGGAGGCCTGGGCGACCTCGCCATCCGCGAGGGCTACCAGCGCTTCAACGACCACTACCTGTGGGCGACGGTGATCCTGCTGATCGTGGTCGTGCAGGTCGTGCAGAGCCTCGGCGACCTGTGGGTGCGCCGCCTGGCCCGGCGCTGA
- a CDS encoding MetQ/NlpA family ABC transporter substrate-binding protein, with amino-acid sequence MIRSASARAAGVAATATAAAVLLAACGSPSERSEGGGDGGEGLTTLRIGATPVPHAEVLEFVDDNLAEDAGLSVEVVEYTDYNQPNAALAEGELDANYYQTVPFLEEYLEGNPEADLSWVSDVHVEAFGIYADEIDDLADLPEGAQIGVPNDAANMARALDLLAAEDVITLSEDAGGTPSIDDIDDNPLDVTVTPVEAAQLPRSLQDLDAAVVNGNYALEADLPETANALAWESSEDNPYANGLVVRSEDAGSEGVAALDELLHSDEVRAFMEERWQGIVIPAEGAPSE; translated from the coding sequence ATGATCAGGAGTGCGAGTGCGCGTGCGGCCGGGGTCGCGGCGACCGCCACGGCGGCGGCCGTGCTGCTGGCGGCGTGCGGAAGCCCCAGCGAGCGCAGCGAGGGCGGCGGCGACGGTGGCGAGGGCCTGACCACGCTGCGGATCGGGGCCACCCCGGTGCCGCACGCCGAGGTCCTGGAGTTCGTCGACGACAACCTCGCCGAGGACGCCGGGCTGTCCGTCGAGGTCGTGGAGTACACCGACTACAACCAGCCCAACGCGGCACTGGCCGAGGGCGAGCTGGACGCCAACTACTACCAGACGGTGCCGTTCCTGGAGGAGTACCTCGAGGGCAACCCCGAGGCGGACCTGTCCTGGGTGTCGGACGTGCACGTGGAGGCGTTCGGGATCTACGCCGATGAGATCGACGACCTGGCCGACCTGCCGGAGGGCGCCCAGATCGGCGTGCCCAACGACGCCGCCAACATGGCCCGCGCGCTGGACCTGCTCGCGGCGGAGGACGTGATCACCCTGTCCGAGGACGCCGGCGGCACGCCCTCGATCGACGACATCGACGACAACCCGCTCGACGTCACGGTCACCCCGGTCGAGGCGGCGCAGCTGCCGCGGTCGCTGCAGGACCTGGACGCGGCCGTGGTCAACGGCAACTACGCCCTGGAGGCGGACCTTCCCGAGACCGCCAACGCCCTGGCCTGGGAGAGCAGCGAGGACAACCCGTACGCCAACGGGCTCGTGGTGCGCTCGGAGGACGCGGGTTCCGAGGGCGTGGCGGCGCTGGACGAGCTGCTGCACAGCGACGAGGTGCGCGCCTTCATGGAGGAGCGCTGGCAGGGCATCGTCATCCCGGCCGAGGGCGCGCCCTCGGAGTAG